A stretch of the Acyrthosiphon pisum isolate AL4f chromosome A2, pea_aphid_22Mar2018_4r6ur, whole genome shotgun sequence genome encodes the following:
- the LOC100160217 gene encoding 28S ribosomal protein S22, mitochondrial (The RefSeq protein has 1 substitution compared to this genomic sequence) has protein sequence MTLRNLFTSFYRLQNGYKHKCRGLNNITVYSFSSQSHDREITKELSNKFFAEPVQNLLFKLTHVDVQKAFRKRFIGENPDTPIYKFMTTAEVEKMQAEVKLKAKEKVQMPPIVPLRTDLGQVLEVNKDIIGFDSSKFVFTDITFGVSDKRRIVVVREPDGTLRKANEDERHAVNQIYFPQSGRELKHPVMFDDTNLKPLLENGDYEFILDRACCQFEPDDKNYHRVVFSTYKHVDESKNYHILESTRHLGPLLFYLAFNKKPDNFLLYCLQTERFDDIILFIQLYTKLNQGLESEMDDSKDQFKLIEDFINTECIDKVNLEAALKDYTTRNSEIAFKTN, from the exons atgactttGAGAAATTTATTTACATCTTTTTACCGACTTCAGAATGgttataaacataaatgtaGAGGTTTAAATAACATCACTGTTTATAGTTTTTCCAGCCAATCACATGACC gAGAAATTACTAAAGAATTGAGTAACAAGTTTTTTGCTGAACCTGTAcaaaatttattgtttaaacttaCTCATGTTGATGTACAGAAAGCATTTAGAAAGCGTTTTATTGGAGAAAATCCTGACACTCcaatttataagtttatgacCACTGCAGAAGTTGAAAAA atGCAAGctgaagttaaattaaaagCCAAAGAAAAAGTTCAGATGCCACCAATAGTACCATTACGTACTGATTTGGGACAAGTATTGGAAGTTAACAAGGATATTATTGGTTTTGACAgctcaaaatttgtatttacagaTATTACTTTTGGTGTATCTGATAAA AGACGTATAGTTGTGGTACGAGAACCTGATGGAACACTGAGAAAAGCTAACGAGGATGAACGTCATGctgtaaatcaaatatatttccCTCAATCCGGAAGAGAGTTAAAGCATCCAGTCATGTTTGATGATACAAATTTGAAA cCTCTTCTTGAAAATGGTGATTATGAATTCATATTGGATCGTGCATGTTGTCAATTTGAACCTGATGATAAAAACTATCACCGTGTTGTATTCAGTACTTATAAGCATGTTgatgaatctaaaaattatcatattttggaGTCCACAAGACATTTAGGACCATTACTGTTTTACTTGGCTTTTAACAAAAAACCAGAtaactttttattgtattgtctACAAACTGaaag gtttgatgatataatattatttatacaattatatacaaagtTAAATCAAGGTCTAGAATCTGAAATGGACGACTCAAAAGACCAGTTTAAATTAATAGAG gattttataaatactgaatGTATTGATAAAGTAAATCTGGAAGCAGCATTAAAAGATTATACTACTAGAAATAGTGAAATAGCATCTAAAACAAACTAA